In Ahaetulla prasina isolate Xishuangbanna chromosome 6, ASM2864084v1, whole genome shotgun sequence, a single window of DNA contains:
- the XXYLT1 gene encoding xyloside xylosyltransferase 1: MARRSAVLRAQPCALAAAVALALACALYYAGSGPARRAPPPPPAPSSPAPAGPAPESKAKAGEELLRAEAAELHVLAVLAKAERNEALRAKAAAALRSLVRFGKLGPREALALHLLCDGPSRSPARQLLQQALRPAAFKYKVVFHDLEVLAQKLQPTVEAMQKLFSAGAGSYYGDSLFFLSVAMHHIMPREVSRIIQVDLDVEYRANIRELFQEFDNFPEGAVIGIAREMQPVYRHIFWQYRQEHPGTKVGEPPPDGLPGFNSGVLLLDLEAMRQSERYNRLLEPAVVQQLASKFYFKGHLGDQDFFTLVGMEHPELFYILDCTWNRQLCTWWRDHGYSDVFDRYFRCDGHVRLYHGNCNTPIPAE, encoded by the exons ATGGCGCGTCGTTCGGCGGTGCTGCGCGCCCAGCCCTGCGctctggcggcggcggtggcactGGCGCTGGCCTGCGCGCTCTACTACGCGGGCTCCGGCCCCGCGCGGCGcgccccgccgccgcccccggcGCCCTCTTCCCCGGCGCCCGCCGGCCCGGCGCCGGAGAGCAAGGCCAAGGCGGGCGAGGAGCTGCTGCGGGCCGAGGCGGCGGAGCTGCACGTGCTGGCGGTGCTGGCCAAGGCTGAGCGCAACGAGGCGCTGCGGGccaaggcggcggcggcgctgcGCTCCCTCGTGCGCTTCGGCAAGCTGGGCCCGCGGGAGGCGCTGGCGCTGCACCTGCTCTGCGATGGGCCCAGCAGGAGCCCCGCCCGGCAGCTGCTCCAACAGGCGCTGCGCCCCGCCGCCTTCAAGTACAAG GTGGTCTTCCACGACCTGGAGGTGCTGGCCCAGAAGTTGCAGCCCACGGTGGAGGCCATGCAGAAGCTCTTCAGTGCGGGGGCTGGTAGCTACTACGGGGACTCGCTCTTCTTCCTCTCGGTCGCTATGCACCACATCATGCCCAGAG AGGTTTCACGCATCATACAGGTGGACCTGGATGTGGAGTACCGGGCTAACATCCGGGAACTGTTTCAAGAATTTGACAACTTCCCAGAAGGAGCGGTTATTGGCATCGCCCGAGAAATGCAGCCAGTCTACCG gcaCATCTTCTGGCAGTATCGGCAGGAACATCCTGGGACCAAGGTGGGGGAGCCACCTCCGGATGGGCTGCCCGGCTTCAACAGTGGGGTGCTGCTGCTGGACCTGGAGGCCATGCGTCAGTCGGAGCGCTACAACCGTCTGCTGGAGCCGGCGGTGGTGCAGCAGCTGGCCAGCAAGTTCTACTTCAAGGGCCACCTGGGGGACCAGGACTTCTTCACCCTAGTGGGCATGGAGCACCCCGAGCTGTTCTACATCTTGGACTGCACCTGGAACCGCCAGCTCTGCACTTGGTGGCGTGACCACGGCTATAGCGACGTCTTTGACCGCTACTTCCGCTGCGATGGCCACGTCCGCCTCTACCATGGGAACTGCAACACGCCCATTCCAGCGGAGTAG